Proteins co-encoded in one Desulfuromonadaceae bacterium genomic window:
- a CDS encoding prepilin-type N-terminal cleavage/methylation domain-containing protein: MPTSTAGKSNNRGFTLIELTIVIALLGLFALVALPLLGNFGESGLKRSARQLAGVTRHLFNEAALTGKEHRLVFDPGNGSYRALLRENNGELVATGKRNKMELAAGVRFRDIQQPGSGTGGGEVITRIYPVGWMQETVLHLTDAAGEVMTLRLMPFTGTTEIYTEYREF; encoded by the coding sequence ATGCCGACATCAACAGCTGGGAAATCGAATAATCGCGGTTTTACGCTGATTGAGCTGACGATTGTCATTGCCCTGTTGGGACTTTTTGCCCTGGTTGCGCTACCACTGCTGGGCAACTTCGGCGAAAGTGGTCTGAAACGCTCAGCGCGGCAACTGGCCGGAGTTACCCGCCACCTCTTCAACGAGGCCGCACTGACCGGCAAAGAGCACCGCCTGGTCTTTGATCCCGGTAACGGCAGCTACCGGGCGCTGCTGCGCGAGAACAACGGCGAGCTCGTTGCAACCGGCAAGCGTAACAAAATGGAGCTGGCTGCTGGCGTGCGCTTTCGCGACATTCAGCAACCGGGCAGCGGAACCGGGGGCGGCGAGGTCATTACCCGCATTTACCCGGTCGGCTGGATGCAGGAAACCGTGCTGCATCTGACTGACGCAGCCGGGGAGGTGATGACGCTGCGGCTGATGCCTTTTACCGGAACCACCGAGATCTATACGGAATATCGTGAATTCTAG
- the polA gene encoding DNA polymerase I, giving the protein MSDTPQRLYLIDGSSYIYRAFYAIRHLSNSRGEPTNAVYGFTNMLLKVVRDEKPDLLAVVFDARGPTFRKEIYPAYKANRAATPDDLIPQLPLIREVVRGFNIPALEREGFEADDIIATLAKKFAADGFDVMIVTGDKDLMQVVTDKIRLLDTMKDKISGLAEVAERFGGSPDKVVEVQALAGDSSDNVPGVPGIGEKTAVKLIQQFGSVENLLANLDQLKGKQRENLENFSAQALLSKRLVKLVDDVDLPYNAADFTLSAPDREALTTLFKKCEFHKLLAEFSAEERAGSEGRYRGVLDETELDHLLEILGAATEICFDTETTGLDPLRAELVGISFAVKPGEAWYIPLGHRYLGVPQQLDRMLVLERLRPLLENPAVPKLGQNIKFDALVLARAGIELRGIAFDTMLASYVARPAATSHGMDAMASELLGVKTIAYTEVVGKGKHQCGFDEVDIEKAIPYAAEDADITLRLAEKLRPLVRETQQEKLLTEIELPLVVVLIDMERTGVRIDPDFLGTLSAQMQKKLALLEGEIHTLAGAVFNIGSPKQLGEILFDKLQLVKGKKTKTGWSTDVEVLSKLAEDHEIAARILDYRSLAKLKGTYTDALPKLIHPDSGRIHTSFNQAVTATGRLSSSDPNLQNIPIRTEEGRRIREAFIPAAGNLLLAADYSQVELRILAHFADEPVLKESFAKGEDIHTRTASEIFNVFPDMVNAEQRRRAKTINFGVIYGMSAFGLAKSLHIGRREAQEFIDLYFARYARIKDFMAACLIEAREHAYVTTLYGRRCAVPEIHSSNPNVRSYAERNAVNYPIQGTAADIIKIAMVRIHARLARQRLRTKMVLQVHDELVFDVPEGELEIVRDLVREEMEGAAQLSTPLAVDIGVGNNWREAH; this is encoded by the coding sequence ATGAGCGATACACCGCAACGTCTCTATCTGATCGACGGTTCCAGCTATATCTACCGGGCATTCTATGCCATTCGGCACCTGAGCAATTCGCGGGGGGAACCGACCAACGCCGTCTACGGGTTTACCAACATGCTCCTCAAGGTGGTGCGGGACGAGAAGCCGGACCTGCTGGCGGTGGTCTTCGACGCCAGGGGGCCGACCTTTCGCAAGGAGATCTATCCGGCGTACAAGGCCAATCGCGCTGCCACGCCGGACGATCTGATCCCGCAGCTGCCGCTGATCAGGGAGGTGGTGCGTGGCTTCAATATTCCTGCTTTGGAACGGGAAGGATTTGAGGCAGACGACATCATCGCCACCTTGGCGAAAAAATTTGCCGCAGACGGTTTTGACGTCATGATTGTGACCGGCGATAAAGATCTGATGCAGGTTGTGACCGATAAAATCCGTCTGCTGGACACGATGAAAGACAAAATTTCCGGTCTGGCTGAAGTGGCGGAACGCTTCGGTGGTTCCCCGGACAAGGTGGTCGAGGTGCAGGCGTTGGCGGGGGACAGTTCCGACAACGTGCCGGGAGTGCCGGGGATCGGTGAGAAGACGGCGGTCAAGCTGATTCAACAGTTCGGCTCGGTTGAGAATCTGCTCGCCAACCTCGACCAGCTGAAGGGGAAACAACGGGAGAATCTGGAGAACTTCAGTGCTCAGGCGTTGTTGTCAAAGCGGCTGGTAAAGCTGGTTGATGATGTCGATCTGCCCTATAATGCGGCTGACTTTACCCTCAGCGCTCCGGATCGCGAAGCGCTGACAACCCTCTTCAAGAAGTGTGAATTTCACAAGTTATTGGCAGAATTTTCAGCAGAAGAACGTGCCGGGAGTGAGGGACGTTATCGCGGGGTTCTGGATGAGACGGAGCTCGATCATCTGCTCGAAATCCTCGGCGCGGCAACAGAAATATGTTTCGACACCGAAACCACCGGCCTTGATCCGTTGCGCGCCGAGCTGGTCGGAATCTCCTTCGCCGTGAAACCGGGAGAGGCCTGGTACATTCCGCTCGGCCACCGTTACCTCGGGGTGCCGCAGCAACTTGACCGGATGCTGGTTCTGGAACGACTGCGCCCGTTGCTGGAAAATCCTGCCGTGCCAAAACTCGGCCAGAATATCAAGTTTGACGCGCTGGTTTTGGCCCGTGCCGGCATTGAACTGCGCGGGATCGCCTTCGACACCATGCTTGCTTCGTATGTCGCTCGACCGGCGGCGACGTCACATGGCATGGATGCCATGGCTTCGGAGCTGCTTGGCGTCAAGACGATTGCTTACACGGAGGTGGTAGGTAAAGGGAAACATCAGTGCGGTTTTGACGAGGTCGACATTGAAAAGGCGATTCCGTATGCCGCCGAGGATGCTGACATTACCCTGCGTCTGGCGGAAAAGTTGCGGCCGCTGGTGCGTGAGACGCAACAGGAAAAACTGCTCACGGAGATTGAGCTGCCCCTGGTTGTCGTCCTGATCGACATGGAACGCACCGGGGTGCGGATCGACCCGGACTTTCTCGGCACTCTGTCGGCACAGATGCAGAAGAAACTGGCACTTCTCGAAGGGGAGATTCATACGCTGGCCGGTGCCGTTTTTAATATCGGCTCCCCGAAACAGCTGGGTGAAATCCTCTTTGATAAACTGCAACTGGTAAAAGGGAAGAAGACCAAGACCGGCTGGTCGACCGACGTTGAGGTGTTGTCGAAACTGGCGGAGGATCATGAGATTGCTGCCAGGATCCTTGATTATCGTTCGCTGGCCAAGCTCAAAGGGACCTATACCGATGCCCTGCCGAAGTTGATCCACCCCGACAGCGGGCGTATTCACACGTCATTCAATCAGGCAGTCACCGCTACCGGGCGGCTGTCGTCGAGTGATCCGAATCTGCAAAATATCCCCATTCGTACCGAGGAGGGACGCCGTATTCGCGAAGCATTCATCCCCGCCGCAGGGAATTTACTCCTGGCCGCCGATTATTCGCAGGTCGAGTTGCGGATTCTGGCGCATTTTGCCGACGAACCGGTACTCAAGGAGAGTTTTGCCAAGGGGGAGGATATTCACACGCGAACCGCCAGCGAAATTTTCAACGTCTTCCCGGATATGGTCAATGCCGAGCAGCGACGGCGGGCCAAGACGATCAATTTTGGTGTCATTTACGGCATGAGTGCCTTCGGGTTGGCAAAATCACTCCATATTGGTCGCCGCGAGGCGCAGGAATTCATCGACCTCTATTTTGCCCGTTATGCCCGGATCAAGGATTTCATGGCAGCGTGTCTGATTGAGGCGCGCGAACATGCCTACGTCACAACACTCTACGGGCGACGCTGTGCGGTGCCGGAAATTCACTCCAGCAATCCCAATGTCCGTTCCTACGCGGAACGCAACGCTGTCAACTATCCGATTCAAGGGACCGCCGCCGATATTATCAAGATAGCGATGGTGCGGATCCACGCGCGCCTGGCGCGGCAGAGATTAAGGACGAAGATGGTGTTGCAGGTTCATGATGAGCTGGTTTTTGATGTGCCTGAAGGGGAGCTTGAGATTGTGCGCGACCTGGTTCGCGAGGAGATGGAAGGGGCGGCGCAGCTTTCAACACCGCTGGCGGTTGATATTGGTGTTGGCAACAACTGGCGTGAGGCGCATTAG
- a CDS encoding YaeQ family protein — MALPPIIYRVAIDLADSDRDRYVALRATVARHPSETAERLIVRLLAYAWCYEEGLVFTKGISSGDEPDLWVKGVDGRTQCWIEVGLPEAERLLKAGHHVERVVLFAYGSGLRRWKERHLPKLPRAENIVCYGVDDPFIAELVPRLERSFTWALTVAGGVIYLETNGETFATVLTPLSAGGA; from the coding sequence ATGGCTCTGCCGCCAATAATTTACCGTGTCGCTATTGATCTTGCCGACAGCGATCGTGACCGTTACGTGGCGTTGCGCGCTACCGTTGCGCGCCATCCTTCCGAGACCGCCGAGCGCCTGATTGTGCGCCTTTTGGCCTATGCATGGTGTTACGAAGAAGGGCTGGTTTTCACCAAGGGAATCAGCTCCGGCGATGAGCCGGATCTGTGGGTGAAGGGTGTGGATGGACGAACTCAGTGCTGGATTGAAGTTGGGTTGCCCGAGGCTGAACGCCTGCTGAAAGCTGGACACCATGTTGAACGAGTGGTTCTGTTCGCTTACGGGAGTGGTCTGCGTCGCTGGAAAGAACGGCATTTACCGAAGTTGCCGCGCGCTGAAAATATTGTCTGTTATGGGGTGGATGACCCGTTTATTGCGGAACTTGTCCCCCGGCTGGAGCGTTCTTTCACCTGGGCCCTGACTGTTGCCGGGGGGGTCATCTACCTGGAGACAAACGGCGAAACATTCGCGACGGTGCTGACGCCACTATCTGCCGGGGGAGCTTGA
- the gspE gene encoding type II secretion system ATPase GspE → MSWQRFGDILRNDHGVAAAAIDAALALQPEDKRRLGEILRDQGVIDTTVQAQTLATQFNLEFLPAIAVEDYAPELLDLLPIGFVRELRIVPLARHGEVIRLALTDPLDARATNDLATLTGLDVVPLVATPETISDAINRIYERHSGQASAVADEIGETNIDLAHSLEPKDLLDTADEAPIIRFVNSLITQAYKERASDIHIEPFETELVVRYRVDGILYEVLRPPFQARAGLISRIKIMSGLNIAEKRLPQDGRFRVRIAGKDVDVRVSTLPTAFGERIVLRLLDKSAGVLTLKDLGMGPAMLTATEAMIGKSHGIFLVTGPTGSGKTTTLYAALSRLNDREKNIITVEDPIEYQLAGVGQIQVNAKIDLTFANGLRSILRQDPDIIMVGEIRDGETAEIAVQSALTGHMVFSTLHTNDAAGALTRLVEMGVEPFLASSSIVGILAQRLVRCICPHCREAYQPGEELLRRIGLDPAAHRDTLFYRGAGCEKCMGIGYRGRNGIYELLTVSDPIRDLLLRNQDASSIRHAAIRGGMISLREAGIDKILSGETTVEEILRVTQEEG, encoded by the coding sequence ATGAGCTGGCAACGTTTCGGGGACATACTGCGCAACGATCATGGCGTTGCCGCGGCAGCAATCGACGCGGCGCTGGCTCTTCAGCCAGAGGATAAACGTCGCCTCGGCGAGATTCTGCGCGACCAGGGGGTCATCGATACCACCGTGCAGGCACAAACTCTGGCCACCCAGTTTAATCTTGAGTTCCTCCCCGCAATCGCGGTGGAAGATTACGCCCCGGAACTCCTCGACCTGCTGCCGATCGGCTTCGTCCGTGAACTGCGCATCGTACCGTTGGCGCGCCACGGCGAAGTCATCCGGCTGGCGCTCACCGATCCCCTCGACGCTCGTGCGACCAACGATCTGGCCACCTTGACCGGCCTCGACGTTGTGCCGCTGGTCGCCACCCCCGAAACGATCAGTGATGCCATCAACCGTATTTACGAACGTCATTCCGGACAAGCCAGTGCCGTGGCTGACGAAATCGGCGAGACCAATATCGATCTCGCCCATTCGCTGGAACCGAAGGATCTGCTCGATACGGCCGATGAAGCACCAATTATCCGTTTTGTCAACAGCCTGATCACCCAGGCCTATAAAGAACGCGCCAGCGATATTCACATCGAACCGTTTGAAACCGAACTGGTGGTGCGCTATCGGGTCGATGGCATTCTTTACGAAGTGCTCCGCCCCCCCTTTCAGGCGCGTGCCGGGTTAATTTCGCGGATCAAGATCATGTCCGGACTCAACATCGCGGAGAAGCGCTTGCCGCAAGATGGACGTTTCCGGGTGCGCATCGCGGGGAAAGACGTTGACGTGCGCGTTTCAACCCTGCCGACCGCTTTCGGCGAACGGATTGTGCTGCGCCTGCTTGACAAAAGTGCCGGCGTACTGACGCTGAAAGATCTCGGCATGGGCCCCGCAATGCTTACCGCCACCGAGGCGATGATTGGCAAGAGTCACGGTATTTTCCTGGTCACCGGGCCGACCGGCTCGGGCAAAACAACCACTCTTTATGCCGCCCTGAGCCGTCTCAATGACCGTGAGAAAAACATCATCACCGTCGAAGACCCGATCGAGTATCAACTCGCCGGGGTCGGCCAGATCCAGGTCAATGCAAAGATTGACCTGACGTTTGCCAACGGCTTGCGGTCGATTCTGCGCCAGGACCCGGACATCATCATGGTCGGCGAAATTCGTGACGGCGAGACCGCCGAAATTGCCGTACAATCGGCCCTGACCGGACACATGGTCTTTTCGACCCTGCACACCAACGACGCCGCCGGGGCGCTGACCCGGCTGGTTGAAATGGGGGTGGAACCGTTTCTGGCATCATCATCAATCGTCGGCATTCTCGCCCAACGTCTGGTGCGCTGCATCTGTCCGCACTGCCGCGAAGCCTATCAACCCGGCGAGGAGCTGTTGCGGCGGATCGGTCTTGACCCTGCCGCACATCGCGACACCCTCTTCTATCGTGGTGCGGGATGCGAAAAATGCATGGGCATCGGCTACCGGGGACGGAATGGAATTTATGAGCTGTTGACCGTCTCCGACCCGATTCGCGACCTGCTGTTGCGTAACCAGGACGCCTCGTCGATCCGTCATGCCGCGATCAGGGGGGGGATGATCAGTCTGCGCGAGGCGGGGATCGACAAGATTCTGAGTGGTGAAACCACCGTTGAGGAAATCTTGCGGGTGACGCAGGAGGAAGGCTGA
- the gspF gene encoding type II secretion system inner membrane protein GspF has translation MPQFDYVGLDRGGKKISGKLEASGQRAATRQLQERGIFATALREEHSATENAGSTLSFWRRVGIEELSMITRQLATLLNAGLPLDEALAAAGGQAEHPALVRTFSQVREDVLGGDAPHHAMARHPRVFSELFCNMVAVGESSGSLDRTLLQLADLLEEQARLSSRLRAALAYPLLMGIIGSGVLFFLVAFVVPKVTRMLEDMEQTLPWPTQLLITLSDLFAAYWWLLPILVGGGLWLLNRYRQTTAGRLRIDQLQLQLPLIGPLQLQIAAARLTRTLAALLRGGLPLLQALDISGKLLANRVLQNALTETSVAVREGKSLAEPLSRNGIFPAMVCQMIAVGERSGNLEEMLEKVASTFDHQVETRISGMLSLLEPLMILVMGVAVGFIVMAILLPIFQASQGIG, from the coding sequence ATGCCGCAATTCGACTATGTCGGCCTTGATCGGGGCGGAAAAAAAATCAGTGGCAAACTTGAAGCCAGCGGACAGCGCGCAGCGACGCGGCAGCTTCAGGAGCGGGGTATCTTTGCGACGGCACTGCGTGAAGAACATAGCGCGACGGAAAACGCCGGCAGCACTCTCTCCTTTTGGCGACGCGTCGGTATTGAAGAATTAAGCATGATCACGCGGCAACTCGCCACCTTGCTGAACGCCGGGTTACCCCTCGATGAGGCGTTGGCGGCAGCCGGTGGCCAGGCAGAACACCCGGCACTGGTCCGCACCTTCAGCCAGGTCCGGGAAGATGTCCTCGGCGGTGACGCACCGCATCACGCGATGGCGCGTCATCCACGGGTTTTTTCCGAACTCTTTTGCAACATGGTTGCCGTCGGTGAAAGCAGCGGGTCCCTCGACCGCACCCTGCTGCAACTGGCCGATCTGCTCGAAGAACAGGCGCGGTTGTCAAGTCGTCTCCGCGCCGCCCTCGCCTATCCGCTACTGATGGGGATTATCGGCAGTGGCGTGCTCTTCTTTCTGGTTGCTTTCGTGGTTCCCAAGGTCACCCGGATGCTTGAAGATATGGAACAAACGCTCCCCTGGCCGACCCAACTACTGATCACCTTGAGTGATCTGTTTGCCGCCTACTGGTGGTTGTTGCCGATCCTTGTCGGGGGTGGTCTGTGGTTGTTGAACCGCTACCGGCAGACCACCGCCGGACGACTGCGCATCGATCAGTTGCAGTTGCAGTTGCCGTTGATCGGGCCCTTGCAGTTGCAGATCGCCGCGGCGCGTCTGACCCGCACCCTCGCCGCCCTGTTGCGCGGCGGATTGCCGCTGTTGCAGGCGCTCGATATCAGCGGCAAACTGCTCGCCAACCGGGTGTTGCAGAATGCCTTGACGGAAACCTCGGTTGCAGTCCGGGAAGGAAAGAGTCTGGCCGAACCGCTCAGCCGCAACGGCATTTTCCCGGCCATGGTTTGCCAGATGATCGCGGTCGGTGAGCGCAGCGGCAACCTTGAAGAAATGCTGGAAAAGGTTGCTTCAACCTTCGATCATCAGGTTGAAACCCGGATCAGCGGGATGCTGTCACTGTTGGAGCCACTGATGATTCTGGTTATGGGGGTCGCGGTCGGGTTTATCGTTATGGCCATTCTGCTGCCAATCTTTCAGGCCAGTCAGGGCATCGGTTGA
- a CDS encoding prepilin-type N-terminal cleavage/methylation domain-containing protein — protein sequence MMKRTDMRGFTLIEILVAIVIISLLLTTVFGVFSSVSGTQERLEREAGEHHLARVLLDRIGRELRGAYLSNNRQTLFAAGNEEGRPTLTFTTTTDTPYGDTRAGLAIVRYRLEGAVPEAETGLTLLRGERQLFSEHEEFAREHRLTDTLRKFELRYYDRGRWDTEWPAEKRALPQLVEVTLTLGSAAAETVFRTACELPATRRSP from the coding sequence ATGATGAAAAGAACCGACATGCGCGGCTTCACGCTGATTGAGATTCTGGTTGCCATCGTTATTATCAGTCTGCTGTTGACCACCGTGTTTGGCGTTTTCAGCAGCGTCAGCGGGACGCAGGAGCGCCTTGAACGCGAGGCGGGAGAGCACCATCTGGCCCGCGTTCTGCTCGACCGGATCGGTCGCGAGTTACGCGGCGCTTACCTGAGCAACAATCGCCAGACGCTGTTCGCTGCCGGGAATGAAGAGGGGCGCCCCACCCTGACCTTCACCACCACAACTGACACCCCCTACGGTGACACCCGGGCCGGGCTGGCGATCGTCCGTTATCGGCTGGAGGGCGCGGTGCCGGAGGCAGAGACAGGATTGACACTGCTGCGCGGCGAACGGCAACTTTTTTCGGAACATGAGGAATTTGCCCGTGAGCATCGGTTGACCGACACGCTCCGTAAATTTGAATTGCGCTATTATGATCGGGGCCGCTGGGACACCGAATGGCCTGCTGAAAAACGCGCGCTGCCCCAACTGGTCGAGGTCACCTTGACCCTTGGCAGCGCCGCTGCCGAGACCGTCTTTCGCACGGCGTGCGAACTGCCGGCCACGCGGAGGTCGCCGTGA
- the gspD gene encoding type II secretion system secretin GspD, whose product MIRQLAIQLLVLLFCGSICTAAFAADKVNLDFQDVELTKLIQVISEMTGRNFIYDDKVRGKVTIISPQPMSVNEAYQVFLTVLNVKGFTVVPSGTVNKIVPASSARENTLPTMENKKHGEQYVTRLIPLQNIDAGLMASTVLTPLIPKTGNIVAYAPSNMLIITDTASNIERLMKIIAELDISSATEALEVVTLKHASATDVAQICTQVITQMSATPKRGRAARNVQTAGGKETSRIIPYERTNALIILATSDDLLTIKNLIAQLDQVPEQTRSNIKVYYLENADAETLAKTLNEILTGIVGQAPAGRAVKPGQPATPTTQPVTITADKPTNSLIINATPEDYETLQGIVAKLDVKRKQVFVEALILELSMGATTDLGLSLQGAYALDKNGEYVVGAALNRKEGDPNLITNPTSLLTNAVNGVLLGGMFNLINISDGQGGKVSVPALSALIGLSEDGSDVNVVSAPRLLATDNEEAEIIVGENVPVITERLSNGTTNVNNQLTQSVSIERKDVGLTLRFTPQITEGDQVRLNVYQEISDVSSTNENVGPTYTKRMVRNTVIAQNGQTVVLGGLIKNNIVEGEIKVPLLGDIPLLGWLFKRKTTTESKTNLLVFITPKIIKNSTDMNAVTNSSKKAMDDFQNNALSPTQTINTAPPEPRSDQ is encoded by the coding sequence GTGATCCGACAATTAGCGATTCAACTTTTAGTGCTGCTGTTCTGCGGCAGCATCTGCACCGCAGCTTTTGCCGCGGACAAGGTGAACCTCGACTTTCAGGATGTCGAGCTGACCAAATTGATTCAGGTCATCAGCGAGATGACCGGGCGCAACTTCATTTACGACGACAAGGTGCGCGGCAAGGTGACGATCATTTCGCCTCAGCCGATGAGTGTTAACGAGGCCTACCAGGTGTTTTTAACGGTCCTCAACGTCAAGGGGTTCACTGTCGTTCCGTCCGGTACCGTCAACAAGATCGTTCCAGCGTCGTCGGCGCGCGAAAACACCCTGCCGACGATGGAAAATAAAAAACATGGCGAACAATATGTCACGCGCCTGATTCCACTGCAGAATATCGATGCCGGGTTGATGGCAAGTACCGTCCTGACCCCGTTGATTCCCAAAACCGGCAACATTGTCGCTTACGCCCCATCGAACATGCTGATCATCACCGATACCGCGTCCAACATTGAGCGGCTGATGAAAATCATCGCGGAGCTCGATATCTCAAGTGCCACCGAGGCGCTTGAAGTGGTGACCCTGAAGCACGCTTCGGCCACCGATGTCGCGCAAATCTGTACCCAGGTGATCACCCAGATGTCGGCGACACCGAAAAGGGGGCGGGCGGCCAGAAATGTGCAGACCGCAGGGGGGAAGGAAACCAGTCGCATCATCCCTTATGAACGCACCAATGCGTTGATTATTCTTGCCACCAGCGATGATCTGCTGACCATTAAAAATCTGATTGCGCAGCTTGATCAGGTACCGGAACAAACGCGTTCGAATATCAAGGTCTATTATCTTGAAAACGCCGATGCCGAAACGTTGGCGAAAACCCTCAACGAAATCCTTACCGGGATCGTCGGGCAGGCACCCGCCGGGCGCGCCGTTAAACCGGGGCAACCGGCCACACCGACAACCCAGCCGGTGACCATCACTGCCGACAAACCGACCAACTCGCTGATCATCAACGCGACCCCGGAGGACTACGAAACGTTGCAAGGGATCGTTGCCAAACTCGATGTCAAGCGCAAGCAGGTCTTTGTTGAGGCGCTGATTCTGGAACTGTCGATGGGGGCGACGACAGATCTGGGCCTGAGTTTGCAGGGGGCCTACGCGCTGGACAAAAATGGCGAATATGTTGTCGGTGCTGCACTGAACAGAAAGGAAGGCGATCCGAATCTGATCACCAACCCGACCAGCCTGTTGACCAACGCAGTCAACGGCGTCTTGCTCGGCGGCATGTTTAATCTGATCAACATTTCCGACGGCCAGGGGGGCAAGGTGAGTGTTCCCGCACTCTCGGCACTGATTGGTCTGTCCGAGGACGGGAGCGATGTCAATGTTGTTTCCGCTCCACGGTTGCTGGCAACCGATAACGAGGAGGCGGAGATTATTGTCGGGGAAAACGTCCCGGTCATCACTGAACGTCTTTCAAACGGCACCACGAACGTCAACAATCAATTGACCCAAAGCGTTTCCATTGAACGTAAAGATGTGGGTCTGACCTTGCGCTTCACGCCCCAGATCACCGAGGGGGATCAGGTTCGTCTCAATGTTTATCAGGAAATAAGTGATGTCAGCAGCACCAATGAGAATGTCGGTCCGACCTATACCAAGCGCATGGTACGCAACACCGTCATCGCCCAGAATGGTCAAACGGTGGTTCTCGGCGGACTGATAAAAAACAATATTGTCGAGGGCGAAATCAAGGTGCCACTGCTGGGTGATATCCCCTTGTTGGGGTGGTTGTTCAAAAGAAAAACCACCACCGAAAGCAAGACCAATCTGCTGGTCTTTATCACCCCCAAAATTATCAAAAACAGCACCGACATGAACGCAGTCACCAACTCCAGCAAAAAAGCGATGGACGATTTCCAGAACAACGCCCTGAGTCCGACGCAGACCATCAACACGGCCCCTCCGGAGCCACGTAGCGACCAATGA
- the gspG gene encoding type II secretion system major pseudopilin GspG, whose product MTLRSQAGFTLIEIMVVVVILGILAGIVVPRLLDRPDEARRTKASVQIRSIEETLGLYKLDNGFYPTTDQGLRALVTKPTTGKIPKKYREGGYLRKVPKDPWDNDYIFLSPGLHGDFDVISYGADGEQGGEGKNADINSWEIE is encoded by the coding sequence ATTACTTTACGCTCCCAGGCAGGCTTTACCCTGATCGAAATCATGGTCGTGGTGGTGATTCTCGGCATCCTTGCCGGAATCGTCGTGCCCCGGCTGCTTGACCGTCCCGACGAGGCGCGGCGCACCAAGGCCAGCGTCCAGATCAGAAGTATTGAAGAAACACTCGGCCTCTACAAGCTGGATAACGGGTTTTACCCGACCACCGACCAGGGTTTGCGCGCCCTGGTGACCAAGCCAACGACCGGAAAAATCCCAAAAAAATATCGCGAGGGGGGGTATCTTCGCAAGGTTCCCAAGGATCCGTGGGACAATGACTATATCTTTCTCTCCCCCGGCCTGCATGGGGATTTTGACGTGATCTCCTACGGTGCCGACGGGGAGCAGGGCGGTGAAGGGAAAAATGCCGACATCAACAGCTGGGAAATCGAATAA
- a CDS encoding prepilin-type N-terminal cleavage/methylation domain-containing protein codes for MNSRCQAEQGFTLLEVMIALAVIAIALVTLLGLANRSLAVNGRIQHMTHGTLLAQQKIAEIEAGVQHAADLAENADQGYFDEPFSSYRWEITTADTPLPAVRMVTVTVSWGEPERNETVAMTSFLFR; via the coding sequence GTGAATTCTAGATGTCAGGCAGAACAGGGATTCACCCTGCTGGAAGTAATGATCGCGCTGGCGGTCATCGCCATTGCGCTGGTCACGTTACTGGGTCTGGCCAACCGCTCGCTTGCCGTCAACGGGCGGATCCAGCACATGACCCACGGGACACTGTTGGCACAGCAAAAAATTGCCGAGATTGAAGCCGGGGTCCAACATGCCGCTGACCTTGCGGAAAATGCCGATCAGGGGTATTTCGACGAACCATTTTCCAGCTACAGGTGGGAAATAACCACCGCCGACACGCCGTTACCGGCGGTGCGCATGGTTACGGTCACGGTCAGCTGGGGCGAGCCGGAGCGCAACGAGACGGTTGCCATGACCTCGTTTCTGTTTCGTTGA
- a CDS encoding type II secretion system GspH family protein, whose protein sequence is MKKQHFIYLLAKNQRGFTLLAVLVAVTLIGLSVGMAGSTWSSLVQRSREKELFWRGDQYRNAIRQYYEKGHGGVRLYPRELKDLLRDPRSLEVMRHIRQLYNDPLTGKDWELIRDPGGRIQGVRSTSDQEPFRQDGFPEEYATFAGAKSYRDWKFEYKPVVAPNAVRQGQK, encoded by the coding sequence ATGAAAAAACAGCATTTTATTTATCTCCTCGCAAAAAATCAACGTGGATTCACGCTGCTCGCCGTGCTGGTCGCGGTGACGCTCATCGGTCTTTCCGTCGGCATGGCTGGCTCGACCTGGTCGTCGCTGGTGCAACGTTCGCGGGAAAAGGAGCTGTTCTGGCGCGGGGACCAGTATCGCAACGCGATCCGACAATATTACGAAAAGGGGCACGGCGGGGTCAGACTGTATCCACGGGAGTTGAAAGATCTGCTCAGGGATCCTCGCTCGCTTGAGGTGATGCGGCATATTCGCCAATTGTATAACGATCCGCTGACGGGCAAGGACTGGGAGTTAATCAGGGACCCAGGCGGGCGGATTCAGGGCGTGCGAAGCACCAGCGATCAAGAACCGTTTCGTCAGGACGGTTTTCCGGAGGAATATGCCACTTTCGCCGGAGCGAAAAGTTACCGTGACTGGAAATTTGAGTATAAGCCCGTAGTCGCTCCGAATGCGGTCCGGCAGGGGCAAAAATGA